In Vespula pensylvanica isolate Volc-1 chromosome 15, ASM1446617v1, whole genome shotgun sequence, the genomic stretch GTGGAATGTGACGCGTTGTTGACTGTTTCTAAGGCAACGAGCCACCTGTAAAGGTGTCGATAATCACACGTACCAGTAGTTTCAACCCACAGGTGCATTATGGAGTTCTTGTTACTTGTACAAGATGGTTTCTAATAAACTCGTTTGCTGTATTTTAGTGACTAatttatgatatgtatatatatatatttgtttaatagaaaattaaatatcgcatatttatatacatatctacatgtatgtatttaacgttaagaaaaaaacattgtgtaaaaaaatattattactaaaataCAAGTAAAGAAAGtgtgataagaagaaaaaaaaaaaaaagaaaatgagtgAGACAGACAACGAGTATAATACATCGGTATTTAATTCTGTGGAGTTACAAGTAAACGATATATTAAATCCTACGTTACACGAACACAGTCTTTTGCAAAGTTACGTAAGTATTGGTATCGATGATACAGACACGAAACAATCCAATGAAGAATCTAAGaatgtaaataagaaaacacaTACGAGGCACTGCCTtggaaaaaatgaaggaaatgaTGATTTTGATAATGAAGATGCAGCTAATGGcgattctaataaaataaaaaaaactaataaacgagttaaaagaaaaaccgaTACGTCATTCATAGAAGTTCAAGTGCAGATGCAAAAATCTCGAATAAAGCAAAGAAATAATGTTGCTCAACGTCAGGAAGAGATTTATACGGATAAAGATCGTGCCGCTGCCGTTAATATGGGCAGCAAGGATATTAAACAATCCTTAAAGCAAAAAAAGCGGTTAGACCGCATTAAGAGTCCATTACTTTCAGATATGGCTGAGCCCGGCTCTATTCTAGAATTAGGAAAACGAGAAATGCGACTTGGCAATGTCAATGtagcatttaattttataaataaggtTCAGAGAAAAATCTcaaatatgcatataatattcacaaataatttcatttttaatcgtttaacatcttataaattaaatactttttacttttccttgcTCTCTAATAAgagttattatttctttatttcttaataagtAAAGcgtaaagaatttatttattaaaaaatactaccgttgttttttttgtatgagatattttttatttaagatatattGTGGTTgattcaaaaaaagaacataatgtacacacacacacacgcatgtatattatatatattatattttatatattttctttttcaaggcATTGGAATTGAGTCCTAATGATACTAATGCATTGATAGCACGAAGCAGATGTTATCTTCTATTGGGCAATCCACAAAACGCATTGCAGGATGCTGAAACTGCGTTGCaatgtaaattaaaagattCGGTAAACGCTCGTGCAGTTTATTATAAAGCGGAAGCTTTATATTATCTCGGTGATTTTGAGATGAGTCTGGTATATTATTACCGCGGAATGAGAATGCGACCAGAGTTTGGACAATTTCGCTTAGGAGTACAGAAAGCGAAAGATGCgatacgaaatatattaaataatggtTAACAGAAATcattgtaatatttcattttaatatatctaagtTATTACATCTATATCTTATAGAATTTAGCATTTAATTACAtcttattcgaaatatttttcatagtaCTATACGTTCGACGATTCATTTGATTAAACTATTTTAATAACAGAATACCTATGTAAAAATAGTCTCTGATAAATAACATTTGTATGCGCATGAGAGAAGAACCCCTATACATAGATAaccatatgtacataaatgtaCATCCTATCGATGATTGAAATTCAAAGCactatctataatattaaaattaactttAAATGTATGCCCCTGGTAGTATGCTATGTTCTTTTTTAGACGTAAGACATGCAACccaatttaaataattgtatacaTATCAGTAAGAATAAAACtaagaatttaaaattttaaaattttaaataaacgtaaagtaataataaaacatttctctAAATGTTAAGAATATTCTGTGCttgcattaatatatttatattgaataattaaaatgtatattcaTGAATTagaatgtaatttaaaaagtataaaatgtgCAATGAAAAACATACattgtttgaaaaattaatgttcgCTTATTTCCTACAAAGACAATAATACATatgcaataatataattcttaaatttcgtgcaaatgaaataaatctacCTAGAATGTGGCCGAAATGATTTTCTTCAGTAGTCCAAAATCGATGTGCAAAACgacatttatatcaaatatataacaacCAAATAGAACAGACAGCCGATTCTACCAATGGAtacaaaaaagtaattgatattgaatttaaaaaacttAATTGCCGGACAATTATATTTGAGTTTTAAAAGATCATAATTCAAACTTTCGAATGTATATgagtatatctacatacattaAATTACTGGCGCTGAAAAATAGTGCAAGAATTCCCATCGATTATAGAAGATATCTACATTCAGcttattactatttttcatTAGAGTAGAGTAAAGAACTTCAGATATAGGTTttgaggaaataaaaattacagcTAAAATTAGACAAAAAAGAGACTTTggaaaaacattgaaatatgcagccatccgcccggtagtacttgcataatatgattatataaacaattcaGTTATAGAATTTAGATAACACATATAATTTAGTTACagattttagatataattgaGACATAGACTTCAATATtacgcaagtactaccgaNNNNNNNNNNNNNNNNNNNNNNNNNNNNNNNNNNNNNNNNNNNNNNNNNNNNNNNNNNNNNNNNNNNNNNNNNNNNNNNNNNNNNNNNNNNNNNNNNNNNGTCGCCACGGGTGGGAGATATCCCTACTCCATTTCAttctaaaacaaaacaaatcgtataaaatattgacaGAATGAGGGATATAGTTATGAACTTACATTGACTCTTCTCCATTACTTCCAAAGGATGTGTACTACGAGAACTACGATGTGTACTCTTCGAAATTCAACGCAATACTGAACCAGTAACTGTCGGTCCGTTTATATTGTCGCCTCAGGTGGGAGATATCCCCCCTACTACATTTCattctaaaacaaaataaatcgtacagaatattgaaagaatcagtgatataattatacttacatTAACTCTTCTCTATTATTTGCGGAGGATTGCGATGCCTACTCGCCGAAATACAAAGTAAAACTAAACTAGGTACCGTCAAAGTCGATCAAAAGCTCGACTTTGTTGTCGTCTCGCGATGCGAAATATCCCCACTTggcaatttaattttaaaataatataatttgtataaagtattgaaagaatgaatcctataataataatttcgttatttcttgCGGATCACCTGTACGTTGGGCACTACGATGTGCTCTCGCCGAAATACAATTCAAAACTAAACTAGAAATCGACAAAATCAATCAAACATCCAATTTTGTTGTCGTTACGCGTAGCTATGTTTCGCCAGAGCAAAATTTAATCTGAGTTAAACTaacttgtataaattattcaagaaatgTACTATATTGCGTTGTACTTGCCTTAATACCTCGTTGATactgaaaggaaaaatatcctGAGGGATCTTCGATGTTCTGTCGTCGGGAAATAGGTTAAGTCTGATCCTACAAATGTccaaatcaataaaaaattcgattttcaaacAACGACCGCGCGATCAAATTGTaactctttttaaataaattttattttattttatgtttaatatGTGTATCGTACTAcgaaatatctaaataaatgtgttataatttaaatattagtttaataTGTTGCATATATAACGTACATTATgtaattgattataaaattatcgataatatagcttatttttatctatctggacggtaagaattatttttgacGTTTACtcgttgaaatataaaaagaaactgacTGATATTGATACCGGAAGGAATTGTTTATTCTAACCTGCGAATACGTAGTAAGAGATCTGCGATGTTCTCTTCTCAATTTTAGGCTGATTGTCATCTAACATACTACATGTAATCTACTGTCGTGATTACTTGAAATAAACTAACTATCGAAGTCATTGATCTActagttttttttataacttacaTACAGCGACTTAAACGAATGTTTTTACCTTATGATCGTTCATACgagtaaaatgtaatattatacaaatgaCTTATTAGCTTATAATGTTAACTGCTTtgtatttctttgtatatcgtattttatcgGTATTAAATGTAtctaaattatcgaaaatactGTTTTGTTGAGAATTCGCGCATGAAAAATCATGATGCGAGATGACACGAGAATTCATattcagaattttttttatattttatcgcacGATTTtgattaacataaaaaaatgtatagatttgttttttcattaatcatttaataatgtGTAAATCAACCCTCTATATACAACAACGGTAAAACTATTTTTGTAACACTAACACCTAACAGCGATAACtcttattagatatatatattttaaaaatattacgatgcGCGCGCATTGCATATGTCGTACAAGTATTTAGTTTGGTGATCAGCGACAGACGATAAGTGCATCAGACGTGATGGATTATATTCCAGAACTTTTAATACCACCCACTTCATCGGATTATCAACCtattacagaaaaagaagcttCTGATTTGAAACAATTGATAGAAGGTTGTGACTATGCCGTTTCAAATGCTGAACTCTTTATGGAAACACTTTCCAAAGATCTATCCATTCTTGATGGGGTAATATgtcatttgtattttattgattatgaatagaataataaatgttttagtGAATTTCAagtttatgtaatttatatcattaatgagctgacaatattattatttgttattgctttatcaatattatataacagaTGATATATGTTCATAGGAAAATGTACGGTTAGTCTTAGGTTCCGAGCCTCAAGTGACACAGTTAATGAAAAGTATTGAGGCTGCTGTAGAAGAAGCTTCTATAGTTGAAGCTAGGCTTGCAGCTTATGATGAGGCACTTGGAAGAATCAGAGAAGTTATGGCACGTGTTGGACAAAAGAATCAAGCAATACATACAGCTAATAATAATGCTAGTTTTCTATTGGAACAATTAAGTGCAGCGATTGTAAGTATATAGGTCCAAATATAAgtagataaatgaaattgttgatcataaaatttttttgaaatgttttttgttatttatcattatagtCGCAGCTTGATATACCTGCAAATTATCAGCGTATTTTAAATGAAGCTGAGCTTCCAGGTGGACGGGAAGAACTTAGTCTTGCAGGAGCAGCACTCTTGAAAGCAATGATAGCACCTTTACCGCTTGGTCTTGATAAACTAAGTGCAGTAACCGAGCAGAAAAAGCGTCTAGAAAAactgaaaacaaaattttccgTTATCGTTGCCAGACATTTGAACaatctttttatacatttggTACTTACTActtttttgaatttctataaaaagattctttatttttctattgtgtcaatgatatttatattttataagatatataaactgtgctaatatatctttattttttctaggGTAATGATACTGGAGAAAATATAACTTCTTCAGAGTTAATTCTTCCAACACATGAAGCTGTTCATCATGAATTAGAACCATATACTGAATTAATGCAGTTATTAAGAGCTTTAGATAATAAAGCTTTCTTGCAACTTGCTAAAGTATATAGGGATACAATGAGTAAATTGTACAAGAGAGATTTAAAACACTTTTTTGAAATAGCCAAAAATAAACTCATCAATAAACGATTACAAGGTAAAGAAAAGTACAGCTTTTAcatctttgatatattatttatgcaaatgttatttttacCTTAGTTCATGCTTCCAAATCTAGTGGACAAAAAGCTGAAGACTTAATTAATCCAGCACCCATGTGTCTTCTCAGCTCGGAAATTTGGCCACCTATAAGCGAAGGCCGTTTTTTGGATTCAGTATTAGATTGTGTATTATCTCAGATGCAGCCAGTATGCCTTGCAGAACAAGctttttgtatttcatttcttcaatTAGATTCTGTTCTTACACCTTCAAATGTAAGACATGTTGTAtctgattataatattattttacattattaattaaatattaatatacatattttgaatCGTTTCACTAGAGCAACGAAATGGAAGAAACAGAATGTGCAAATAATGGTGCTGCAAGTCCTGGCTCAGTAACTTCAACAGCAAGTAAAAAATTAGAGCGGCAAGTAAATGAAGAAGTACGTGGTACAATGTCAGCTATATTTCCATCTCTGGAAACAGaattaaataactttattGCCTTTTTAGACAAAGTTGATAGTTTGTgagtatatttgtataacataaaatcgaaatttatacga encodes the following:
- the LOC122634618 gene encoding dnaJ protein P58IPK homolog B → MSETDNEYNTSVFNSVELQVNDILNPTLHEHSLLQSYVSIGIDDTDTKQSNEESKNVNKKTHTRHCLGKNEGNDDFDNEDAANGDSNKIKKTNKRVKRKTDTSFIEVQVQMQKSRIKQRNNVAQRQEEIYTDKDRAAAVNMGSKDIKQSLKQKKRLDRIKSPLLSDMAEPGSILELGKREMRLGNVNVAFNFINKALELSPNDTNALIARSRCYLLLGNPQNALQDAETALQCKLKDSVNARAVYYKAEALYYLGDFEMSLVYYYRGMRMRPEFGQFRLGVQKAKDAIRNILNNG
- the LOC122634659 gene encoding exocyst complex component 1 isoform X1 yields the protein MDYIPELLIPPTSSDYQPITEKEASDLKQLIEGCDYAVSNAELFMETLSKDLSILDGENVRLVLGSEPQVTQLMKSIEAAVEEASIVEARLAAYDEALGRIREVMARVGQKNQAIHTANNNASFLLEQLSAAISQLDIPANYQRILNEAELPGGREELSLAGAALLKAMIAPLPLGLDKLSAVTEQKKRLEKLKTKFSVIVARHLNNLFIHLGNDTGENITSSELILPTHEAVHHELEPYTELMQLLRALDNKAFLQLAKVYRDTMSKLYKRDLKHFFEIAKNKLINKRLQVHASKSSGQKAEDLINPAPMCLLSSEIWPPISEGRFLDSVLDCVLSQMQPVCLAEQAFCISFLQLDSVLTPSNSNEMEETECANNGAASPGSVTSTASKKLERQVNEEVRGTMSAIFPSLETELNNFIAFLDKVDSFWCMYVLVRLSQHVMSAQDTGSFLSMTFASALIQVKRAFDKFMQAQQQSILTDTKVNRRHKCGILPYVANFGLFAKTAEKIFKHSDRKVDLEKWYTKLVGTIFEAIVIHSKEHHKTPPEVIKMENFHHMYDLLSQVKISVLDQERKEAKQRYQEALRAYVIQYFGRPLEKLNLFFEGVQAKVGAGVKESEISYQMAFSKQELRRVIKEYPAREVKKGLENLYRKVEKHLCEEENLLQVVWREMQGEFIAQYKYIEESVQRCYPDSMVRLEFTTQDILEFFSEIARSH
- the LOC122634659 gene encoding exocyst complex component 1 isoform X2 — encoded protein: MKSIEAAVEEASIVEARLAAYDEALGRIREVMARVGQKNQAIHTANNNASFLLEQLSAAISQLDIPANYQRILNEAELPGGREELSLAGAALLKAMIAPLPLGLDKLSAVTEQKKRLEKLKTKFSVIVARHLNNLFIHLGNDTGENITSSELILPTHEAVHHELEPYTELMQLLRALDNKAFLQLAKVYRDTMSKLYKRDLKHFFEIAKNKLINKRLQVHASKSSGQKAEDLINPAPMCLLSSEIWPPISEGRFLDSVLDCVLSQMQPVCLAEQAFCISFLQLDSVLTPSNSNEMEETECANNGAASPGSVTSTASKKLERQVNEEVRGTMSAIFPSLETELNNFIAFLDKVDSFWCMYVLVRLSQHVMSAQDTGSFLSMTFASALIQVKRAFDKFMQAQQQSILTDTKVNRRHKCGILPYVANFGLFAKTAEKIFKHSDRKVDLEKWYTKLVGTIFEAIVIHSKEHHKTPPEVIKMENFHHMYDLLSQVKISVLDQERKEAKQRYQEALRAYVIQYFGRPLEKLNLFFEGVQAKVGAGVKESEISYQMAFSKQELRRVIKEYPAREVKKGLENLYRKVEKHLCEEENLLQVVWREMQGEFIAQYKYIEESVQRCYPDSMVRLEFTTQDILEFFSEIARSH